The Paracholeplasma morum sequence CTTTCTTTAGAAGAAGACATCAACCCAAAGAAACTAACTGGTGAATATGTCGAACCAAAAGACTTCTACCAACGAATGCAAGATGAAAACACCATCGTCATCGATGCTAGAAATGATTATGAACATGAAGTTGGACATTTTAGAGGCGCCATTAAACCAAACATTCGAAACTTTAGAGAACTCCCAAAATGGATTAAAGAAAACGAAACCATGTTACGTGGTAAAAAGATATTAACCTATTGTACGGGTGGCATTCGCTGCGAGAAAATGTCGGGGTTCTTAAAAGCAGAAGGCCATACTGAAGTGGGTCAACTAAAAGGTGGTATTGTCACATATGGAAAAGACCCTATCGCACAAGGTCAGTTATGGGATGGTAAATGCTATGTCTTTGATAAGAGACTTAGCGTCCCAATCAATCAAGTTGAACATGTGATCGTTGGGAAAGACCATTTTGATGGGACCCCATGTGAAAGACATATCAATTGTGCAAACCCTGATTGTAATGAACAAATCTTAACAAGTGTAGAAAATGAAGATAAGTATTTAGGAGGATGTAGCTTTGAGTGCTCAATCCATCCTCGAAACAGATACGTGATCAAACATCAATTGTCAAAAGAAGTAGTTGCTGAACGTATCGCTTTACTAAAATCAGTTTAATCTAAAAAACAAGAATTCTTACATAAAGGATTCTTTTTTTCATTGATATTTAGGGTAATTT is a genomic window containing:
- the trhO gene encoding oxygen-dependent tRNA uridine(34) hydroxylase TrhO, whose translation is MNDYYVLLYYHYATIEDLDTFRDSHHAFCNSKGLLGRVYVAKEGINGTLSGPKNDVLAYMDYVRTDERFKDIVFKIDEASEHAFEKMHVRIKKELVNLSLEEDINPKKLTGEYVEPKDFYQRMQDENTIVIDARNDYEHEVGHFRGAIKPNIRNFRELPKWIKENETMLRGKKILTYCTGGIRCEKMSGFLKAEGHTEVGQLKGGIVTYGKDPIAQGQLWDGKCYVFDKRLSVPINQVEHVIVGKDHFDGTPCERHINCANPDCNEQILTSVENEDKYLGGCSFECSIHPRNRYVIKHQLSKEVVAERIALLKSV